One genomic segment of Pelagerythrobacter marensis includes these proteins:
- the purD gene encoding phosphoribosylamine--glycine ligase, which produces MNILLLGSGGREHALAWKLAQSRLLSRTEDKFYAAPGNPGIAQHATCVALDTADHGAVIAFCDEHRIGLVVVGPEAPLVDGLADSLRAEGISVFGPSKAAAQLEGSKGFTKDLCERAGIPTAGYVRTASLAEATGALDRFAAPYVLKADGLAAGKGVVIAQTREEAETALADMFGGQFGAAGAEVVIEEFLEGEEASFFALTDGATILPCGTAQDHKRVGDGDTGPNTGGMGAYSPAKVLSPTLHGEVLKRIIAPTVRAMADEGMPYSGVLYAGLMLTEDGPKLIEYNARFGDPECQVLMMRMQSDLGELMLACAENRLGTCDPVQRSPRTALTVVMAANGYPATPEKGGTIDLADAEAGGAKVFHAGTRHSGDALVANGGRVLNVTAMGDSVTEAQAAAYAAVDAIDFPSGFCRRDIGWREMERERKGG; this is translated from the coding sequence ATGAATATCCTTCTGCTGGGCTCGGGCGGGCGCGAACATGCGCTGGCGTGGAAGCTGGCGCAATCCCGCCTTCTCTCGCGCACCGAGGATAAGTTCTACGCCGCCCCCGGCAACCCCGGCATCGCGCAGCACGCCACTTGCGTCGCGCTGGATACCGCCGATCACGGCGCGGTTATCGCATTCTGCGACGAACATCGCATCGGGCTGGTGGTCGTGGGGCCCGAGGCACCGCTGGTCGACGGGCTGGCCGATTCGCTGCGCGCCGAAGGCATTTCGGTCTTCGGCCCGTCGAAAGCGGCCGCCCAGCTCGAAGGCAGCAAGGGTTTCACCAAGGATCTGTGCGAGCGCGCGGGAATCCCCACCGCCGGATATGTTCGGACCGCGTCCCTGGCCGAAGCGACCGGCGCGCTCGACCGCTTTGCCGCGCCTTACGTGCTCAAGGCCGACGGCCTCGCCGCGGGCAAGGGCGTGGTGATCGCGCAGACCCGCGAGGAGGCCGAGACCGCGCTCGCCGACATGTTCGGCGGCCAGTTCGGCGCGGCCGGCGCCGAAGTGGTGATCGAGGAATTCCTCGAAGGCGAGGAAGCCAGCTTCTTCGCGCTGACCGACGGGGCGACGATCCTGCCCTGCGGCACCGCGCAGGATCACAAGCGGGTGGGCGACGGCGATACAGGGCCCAATACCGGCGGCATGGGCGCCTACAGCCCGGCAAAGGTGCTCAGCCCCACGCTCCACGGCGAGGTTCTCAAACGCATCATCGCGCCGACCGTGCGCGCGATGGCGGACGAGGGAATGCCCTACTCAGGCGTGCTCTACGCCGGCCTCATGCTCACCGAAGACGGGCCCAAGCTGATCGAATACAACGCACGCTTCGGCGATCCGGAGTGTCAGGTTCTGATGATGCGGATGCAAAGCGATCTGGGCGAACTGATGCTGGCCTGCGCCGAAAACCGCCTCGGCACTTGCGATCCGGTGCAGCGCTCGCCCCGGACGGCACTGACCGTGGTCATGGCCGCCAATGGCTACCCCGCTACGCCCGAGAAAGGCGGCACGATCGATCTGGCGGATGCCGAAGCCGGCGGCGCGAAAGTGTTCCACGCAGGGACCCGGCACAGCGGTGACGCTCTCGTGGCGAATGGCGGCCGCGTGCTCAACGTCACCGCGATGGGCGACAGCGTGACCGAAGCGCAGGCAGCCGCCTATGCCGCTGTCGACGCGATCGATTTCCCGAGCGGCTTCTGCCGCCGCGACATCGGCTGGCGCGAGATGGAGCGCGAGCGCAAAGGCGGCTGA
- a CDS encoding esterase-like activity of phytase family protein: protein MALRSITVRRIAALLVAVLAAPGTWLRSPLPDPDYRAILTFDPLAARPGLIGGFEIAGVWELRSPNSHFGGYSALVALPDGRLLAASDHGRFLRFAPPDAAPRAPEFGAIGGSVHARKNAVDVEALTAAPGAAQIWAAYEGSNTIVRFDSALREGEGVAPDAMRGWSSNGGPESLTRLPDGRFLAIEEGAPTAGSSSAALLFPHDPVEGGDPVAFRYAPPEGYRPSDAAALPDGRVLILHRRVTIGLPYAFATTIAIADPAAIRPGETWRGREVAAIAAPLPADNFEGLAVVPRSDGSLTIWLISDDNRGVLQRTLLYRLEVDPAAL from the coding sequence ATGGCCCTGCGTTCGATAACCGTCCGCCGTATCGCGGCGTTGCTCGTCGCCGTGCTTGCTGCCCCGGGCACCTGGCTGCGCTCACCCCTGCCCGATCCTGACTATCGCGCGATCCTGACGTTCGACCCGCTCGCTGCCCGCCCCGGACTAATCGGCGGGTTCGAGATAGCGGGGGTGTGGGAACTGCGCAGCCCCAACAGCCATTTCGGCGGGTATTCGGCGCTGGTGGCTTTGCCGGATGGTCGCCTGCTTGCGGCCAGCGACCACGGCCGCTTCCTGCGTTTCGCACCACCAGACGCCGCCCCGCGCGCGCCTGAGTTCGGGGCGATTGGCGGCAGCGTTCATGCGCGCAAGAATGCCGTCGATGTTGAGGCGCTGACCGCTGCGCCCGGCGCTGCGCAGATATGGGCAGCGTACGAAGGCAGCAATACCATCGTCCGGTTCGATTCGGCACTGCGCGAAGGGGAAGGCGTAGCCCCCGATGCCATGCGCGGCTGGTCGAGCAATGGGGGCCCCGAATCGCTGACCCGCCTGCCCGATGGCCGCTTCCTTGCAATCGAGGAAGGCGCACCGACCGCGGGATCGAGCAGCGCGGCCCTGTTGTTCCCGCACGATCCGGTTGAAGGCGGGGACCCGGTCGCGTTCCGCTACGCCCCGCCGGAAGGCTATCGCCCGTCCGATGCCGCGGCCCTGCCCGACGGGCGCGTGCTGATCCTTCACCGCAGGGTGACGATTGGTCTGCCCTATGCGTTTGCCACGACGATAGCGATTGCCGATCCGGCTGCCATACGTCCGGGCGAAACCTGGCGCGGGCGGGAAGTGGCGGCGATTGCTGCGCCTCTGCCGGCGGACAATTTCGAAGGACTGGCCGTGGTGCCGCGATCCGATGGATCGCTAACGATCTGGCTGATCAGCGACGACAATCGCGGCGTGCTCCAGCGCACATTGCTCTATCGTCTGGAAGTCGACCCGGCCGCGCTGTGA
- a CDS encoding EI24 domain-containing protein, whose protein sequence is MFALPSALGRAAGQLADPAILRVLAKSIAITLALFVAAGIAAGFAIDFALDRWDIAGSEGMGALVALLLTLVGGWLLFRLVALAVLQFFADEIVAAVEARHYPDARASAQTLPWRRELAASVRATFRAVIANLIALLLAIPLVFTAIGPAIVFWAVNAWLLGRELQDLAWARHRPSSAGAANPLPAIERFLLGGTIAGLMAVPFVNLLAPVLGAAAAVHLVHRRKEISVAVASSS, encoded by the coding sequence ATGTTCGCGCTCCCCTCCGCCCTCGGCCGCGCCGCTGGCCAATTGGCCGATCCGGCGATCCTGCGCGTTCTGGCCAAGTCGATCGCGATCACGCTGGCGCTGTTCGTCGCAGCCGGCATCGCGGCCGGTTTCGCGATCGATTTCGCGCTGGACCGGTGGGACATTGCCGGCAGCGAAGGAATGGGCGCGCTGGTCGCACTGTTGCTCACACTGGTGGGAGGCTGGCTGCTGTTCCGCCTGGTCGCACTGGCGGTGCTGCAATTCTTCGCCGACGAAATCGTCGCAGCAGTGGAAGCCCGGCACTATCCCGATGCGCGGGCAAGCGCGCAAACCCTTCCCTGGCGCCGGGAACTGGCCGCAAGTGTGCGCGCCACATTTCGCGCCGTGATTGCCAACCTGATCGCCCTGCTGCTCGCCATTCCGCTGGTTTTCACCGCAATCGGTCCGGCCATAGTCTTCTGGGCGGTCAACGCCTGGTTGCTGGGGCGCGAACTGCAGGACCTCGCCTGGGCGCGCCATCGCCCCTCGTCCGCCGGCGCCGCCAATCCCCTCCCCGCAATCGAACGGTTTCTTCTGGGCGGCACGATCGCAGGCCTGATGGCCGTGCCGTTCGTCAATCTTCTCGCGCCCGTTCTGGGGGCAGCCGCCGCAGTACACCTCGTCCACCGCCGCAAGGAAATATCCGTTGCCGTCGCCAG
- the tadA gene encoding tRNA adenosine(34) deaminase TadA: protein MTRWPIPDPMARALALARSAAAEGEVPVGAVVVRAGEVIGEGRNAPRGTHDPTAHAEVAAIRAAASTIGDERLTDCDLYVTLEPCAMCAGAIVHARIARLYYAASDPKGGAVAHGARVFDHPQCLHRPEVYSGIGEAEAADLLRTFFRARR, encoded by the coding sequence ATGACCCGCTGGCCGATCCCCGATCCCATGGCGCGCGCGCTGGCGCTTGCGCGGTCGGCCGCGGCCGAGGGCGAAGTCCCCGTCGGCGCGGTGGTTGTCCGCGCGGGCGAAGTGATCGGGGAAGGGCGCAATGCCCCGCGCGGCACCCACGATCCCACGGCCCATGCCGAAGTTGCGGCGATTCGCGCAGCCGCCAGCACCATTGGCGACGAGCGGCTGACGGACTGCGATCTCTATGTCACGCTGGAGCCTTGCGCAATGTGCGCCGGGGCCATCGTCCACGCGCGGATAGCCCGCCTCTACTACGCAGCGTCCGATCCGAAAGGGGGCGCAGTCGCGCACGGCGCAAGGGTGTTCGATCATCCGCAATGCCTGCATCGTCCCGAAGTCTATTCCGGGATCGGCGAGGCGGAAGCGGCCGACCTGCTGCGCACCTTCTTCCGTGCGCGGCGGTGA
- the xseA gene encoding exodeoxyribonuclease VII large subunit, with protein sequence MAAPDFDDGGRDDGSGGLVARQRRGDNAEPLSISEVSNLLKRTVEERFGFVRLRGELSGVKRAASGHVYLCLKDEAAVIDGVMWRGTAQRLTFAPEDGVEVVASGKLTTYPGRSKYQIVIDSLEIAGEGALLALLEKTRARLAAEGLFAPERKRAIPFLPRTIGVVTSPTGAVIRDILHRLADRFPSHVVVWPVLVQGQGAAEQVAAAVRGFGALDPAGAVPRPDLLIVARGGGSIEDLWAFNEEAVVRAIADSSIPVISAVGHETDTTLADHAADRRAPTPTAAAEMAVPVRGELAAAVADYAARKRRAILRPVAMGRERLDARAQRLPRPDALLQPQAQKVDELAERLRRGLADRAGRGREQLSELRLSPTVLQRGLRDARERLEGQRLTPLLATLRLQRERERFGALERVHLSLDPKAPLARGFVLVKDASGQLVRSRSAAAAKPSLALEFADGVLNVAPSGSAKGQAARPRAAKRPSAAAEETAPRQEELFRRE encoded by the coding sequence ATGGCCGCTCCAGATTTCGACGATGGTGGCAGAGACGATGGCAGTGGCGGGCTGGTAGCGCGCCAGCGCCGGGGGGACAACGCCGAGCCGCTTTCGATTAGCGAGGTTTCCAACCTTCTCAAGCGAACGGTGGAAGAACGTTTCGGTTTCGTGCGCCTGCGCGGCGAGCTTTCCGGCGTCAAGCGCGCCGCTTCGGGCCACGTCTACCTGTGCCTGAAGGATGAAGCTGCGGTGATCGATGGGGTCATGTGGCGCGGCACCGCCCAGCGGCTGACATTTGCGCCGGAAGACGGGGTGGAAGTCGTCGCATCCGGCAAGCTGACCACTTATCCTGGCCGCTCGAAATATCAGATTGTCATCGACAGCCTCGAAATTGCCGGCGAAGGTGCGCTGCTCGCGCTGCTGGAAAAAACCCGCGCAAGGCTGGCGGCAGAAGGGCTCTTCGCGCCGGAGCGCAAGCGCGCCATTCCGTTCCTTCCCCGCACCATCGGTGTGGTCACGAGCCCTACGGGGGCGGTGATTCGCGATATCCTGCACCGTCTGGCGGACCGGTTCCCGAGCCATGTCGTCGTCTGGCCGGTGCTGGTCCAGGGGCAGGGCGCGGCGGAACAGGTGGCGGCGGCGGTCCGCGGGTTCGGCGCGCTCGATCCGGCGGGCGCCGTGCCGCGGCCGGATCTGCTGATCGTGGCGCGGGGCGGCGGTTCGATCGAGGATCTGTGGGCGTTTAACGAAGAAGCCGTCGTTCGCGCGATTGCCGACAGCTCGATCCCGGTGATTTCCGCGGTCGGGCACGAAACCGACACCACGCTGGCCGACCATGCGGCCGATCGCCGCGCCCCCACACCCACTGCAGCGGCGGAGATGGCGGTTCCCGTGCGGGGTGAGCTGGCGGCGGCAGTGGCCGATTATGCCGCCCGCAAGCGCCGGGCCATTCTGCGCCCGGTGGCAATGGGGCGCGAACGGCTGGATGCGCGGGCACAGCGTCTGCCCCGGCCCGATGCATTGCTTCAGCCGCAGGCGCAAAAGGTGGACGAGCTGGCGGAGCGTTTGCGGCGCGGGCTGGCGGACCGGGCAGGGCGAGGGCGCGAACAGCTGTCCGAACTGCGTTTGTCGCCAACCGTGCTTCAACGCGGCCTGCGCGACGCGCGCGAACGTTTGGAAGGCCAGCGGCTTACCCCCCTGCTGGCGACTCTCCGCCTCCAGCGCGAGCGAGAGCGGTTCGGGGCGCTCGAACGCGTCCATCTCTCGCTCGACCCCAAGGCGCCGCTGGCGCGCGGTTTCGTGCTGGTGAAGGACGCCAGCGGCCAACTGGTGCGCTCGCGTTCCGCCGCCGCCGCGAAACCGTCGCTGGCGCTCGAATTCGCGGACGGGGTGCTGAATGTCGCCCCCTCCGGTTCAGCAAAGGGTCAAGCGGCCAGGCCCAGGGCAGCGAAGCGGCCTTCCGCTGCGGCGGAAGAAACCGCGCCGCGGCAGGAAGAATTGTTCCGCCGCGAATGA
- a CDS encoding adenosine kinase, with the protein MAPCSEELLDELGLNKGGMTLVDAARAEELYSAMGPAREISGGSAANTLAGLSALGAQCAFIGQVADDQLGAVFAHDIRAVGIDFDTPARQEEPSTARCLIFVTPDAQRTMNTFLGASQFLPPSTLDAEAVAAAKILYLEGYLWDPEEPRAAMRRAIEAARAAGRKVAFTLSEVFVIERHGDDFRALIDDGLIDILFANHLELAALTGEDTLEAGIAALRDKVPTLVVTRSSDGAVAVHDGARAEVPAEPIDKVVDTTGAGDLFAAGFLYGYVRDEPLETCLRRGAIAACEIISHYGARTEADLTRLMDEKLG; encoded by the coding sequence ATGGCTCCCTGCAGCGAGGAATTGCTGGACGAGCTTGGCCTGAACAAGGGCGGGATGACGCTGGTCGATGCCGCGCGCGCGGAAGAGCTTTATTCGGCGATGGGCCCTGCACGCGAGATTTCGGGCGGTTCGGCGGCAAACACTCTTGCCGGTCTTTCCGCACTGGGCGCGCAGTGCGCTTTCATCGGCCAGGTTGCCGACGATCAGCTCGGGGCCGTGTTCGCGCACGATATTCGCGCGGTCGGGATCGATTTCGATACGCCGGCGCGGCAGGAGGAGCCGTCCACCGCGCGGTGCCTGATTTTCGTGACGCCTGACGCGCAGCGCACGATGAACACGTTCCTCGGCGCCAGCCAGTTCCTGCCCCCTTCCACGCTCGATGCCGAAGCGGTCGCGGCGGCGAAGATTCTTTATCTCGAAGGGTACCTATGGGACCCGGAAGAGCCGCGAGCCGCGATGCGGAGAGCGATCGAGGCTGCGCGGGCGGCTGGACGCAAGGTTGCCTTTACCCTGTCCGAAGTCTTTGTGATCGAACGCCACGGCGACGATTTTCGCGCCCTGATCGACGATGGACTGATCGACATTCTCTTCGCCAATCACCTCGAACTGGCCGCATTGACGGGGGAAGACACGCTGGAGGCCGGCATTGCCGCGCTTCGCGACAAGGTGCCGACCCTGGTGGTTACGCGCAGTTCGGACGGCGCGGTCGCGGTGCACGACGGGGCGCGGGCCGAAGTGCCGGCCGAACCGATCGACAAGGTGGTCGACACCACTGGTGCGGGCGACCTGTTCGCCGCCGGGTTCCTTTATGGTTACGTTCGCGACGAACCGCTGGAAACATGTCTGCGCCGCGGTGCCATTGCCGCGTGCGAGATCATCTCGCACTACGGCGCGCGGACCGAAGCCGACCTGACCCGCCTGATGGATGAAAAGCTGGGCTGA
- a CDS encoding LytR/AlgR family response regulator transcription factor yields the protein MTIRTIIVDDEKLAIQGLQVRLEPFEDVEVIDTCANGREAIRKIKTEKPDLVFLDIQMPGFDGFSVVKGVMEIEPPLFVFVTAFQEHAIRAFEANAVNYLMKPVDPDKLADTIERVRLRLSEKRSAEEAEKLLNVLSEVAPDAAEEFVDNDSEANDRFEKLINVKDRGQIFRVEVGSIEHIEAAGDYMCIYTGDNSLILRETMKDLERRLDPRKFQRVHRSTIVNLDQVRQVRPHTNGECFLVLDSGAEVKVSRSYRDVVARFVH from the coding sequence ATGACCATTCGCACCATTATCGTCGATGACGAGAAGCTCGCCATTCAGGGCCTGCAGGTCCGGCTCGAACCCTTCGAGGATGTCGAGGTGATCGACACTTGCGCCAACGGGCGCGAGGCGATCCGCAAGATCAAGACCGAAAAACCCGATCTCGTCTTCCTCGATATCCAGATGCCGGGTTTCGACGGTTTTTCCGTGGTCAAGGGCGTGATGGAAATCGAACCGCCCCTGTTCGTGTTCGTCACCGCCTTTCAGGAACACGCGATCCGCGCGTTCGAGGCCAATGCGGTCAATTACCTGATGAAACCGGTCGATCCGGACAAGCTGGCCGACACGATAGAGCGCGTCCGGCTGCGATTGTCCGAAAAGCGTTCCGCCGAAGAAGCCGAAAAACTGCTTAACGTGTTGAGCGAGGTGGCCCCCGACGCTGCCGAAGAGTTCGTCGATAACGACAGCGAGGCGAACGACCGGTTCGAAAAGCTCATCAATGTGAAGGATCGCGGGCAGATCTTCCGGGTCGAGGTCGGCTCTATCGAGCATATCGAGGCGGCCGGCGACTACATGTGCATCTACACCGGCGACAACTCGCTGATTCTGCGCGAAACGATGAAGGATCTGGAGCGGCGGCTCGATCCGCGCAAGTTCCAGCGCGTGCATCGCTCGACCATCGTCAACCTCGACCAGGTGCGGCAGGTCCGGCCGCATACCAATGGCGAATGCTTCCTCGTCCTGGACAGCGGCGCCGAAGTAAAAGTGAGCCGGAGCTACCGCGACGTCGTGGCCCGCTTCGTCCACTAG
- the nadC gene encoding carboxylating nicotinate-nucleotide diphosphorylase, which produces MTQFTLPGFDLDRFVRDTLAEDLGDGLPGGGRDVTSNSVIPADARFAGVMDTRDPIVVAGLPVAAAFFRALDPEMEIEILAEEGARAPAGTDLMRLSGKARAMLTAERSALNTAQHLSGIATMTRAYVDAMANPACTLLDTRKTLPGLRMLEKYATRQGGAANHRMGLWDAAMIKDNHVLVAGSVGEAVRRAVSAGVRDIICEVDRLDQIEPALAAGATRLLLDNMAPATLREAVAIVAGRVPTEASGGIDLSTIAAKAATGVDFVSVGRLTQSAPAADIGLDFTPL; this is translated from the coding sequence ATGACGCAATTCACCCTGCCCGGCTTCGACCTCGACCGCTTCGTCCGCGACACACTGGCGGAGGATCTGGGTGACGGGCTCCCCGGCGGCGGGCGGGATGTGACCAGCAACAGCGTGATACCCGCCGATGCGCGCTTTGCCGGCGTAATGGACACGCGCGACCCGATCGTCGTGGCGGGATTGCCCGTCGCAGCCGCTTTCTTCCGCGCGCTCGATCCGGAGATGGAGATCGAAATCCTGGCCGAGGAAGGGGCGCGCGCGCCTGCCGGAACCGACCTGATGCGCCTTTCGGGCAAGGCCCGCGCCATGCTGACGGCGGAACGCAGCGCGCTCAACACGGCCCAGCACCTTTCCGGGATCGCGACGATGACTCGCGCCTATGTCGATGCGATGGCCAACCCCGCCTGCACGCTGCTCGATACCCGCAAGACCCTGCCCGGCCTGCGAATGCTGGAGAAATACGCCACACGGCAGGGCGGTGCCGCCAACCATCGCATGGGCCTGTGGGACGCAGCGATGATCAAGGACAATCACGTGCTCGTGGCCGGCAGCGTGGGCGAGGCGGTACGGCGCGCAGTAAGTGCCGGGGTGCGCGACATTATCTGCGAGGTCGACCGGCTCGACCAGATCGAACCCGCGCTGGCGGCGGGCGCCACCCGCCTGCTGCTCGACAATATGGCCCCTGCTACCCTGCGCGAAGCGGTGGCCATCGTCGCTGGCCGCGTTCCGACAGAGGCAAGCGGAGGTATCGACCTGTCGACCATCGCGGCGAAGGCGGCGACCGGGGTCGATTTCGTTTCGGTCGGCCGACTGACCCAGAGCGCGCCCGCCGCCGACATCGGCCTGGACTTTACCCCGCTGTGA
- a CDS encoding ribonuclease T2 family protein, with amino-acid sequence MKSVPGLALALAALAAGSAAHAQAYQCRVPGAISVPEVRPDARARQVPVTGYTLALSWSPEFCKGREGEARHRMQCSGRNGRFGFVVHGLWPEGRGTWPQWCPTVRKVSPAQARRNLCMSPGAPLLARQWAKHGSCMVRRPETYFRVTRILWDSLRFPDMDRLSRDDALTAGMIRENFLLANRGWSADAIGIKLNRRGWLQELRLCYGKDFRPTKCDRGRYGAKDSARVKVWRGL; translated from the coding sequence GTGAAATCGGTGCCGGGCCTCGCCCTTGCCCTGGCGGCATTGGCAGCGGGCAGTGCGGCACATGCCCAGGCTTACCAGTGCCGCGTACCGGGTGCGATCTCCGTGCCGGAGGTCCGCCCCGATGCGCGCGCGCGGCAAGTGCCGGTCACCGGCTATACGCTCGCCCTCTCCTGGTCGCCGGAATTCTGCAAGGGGCGGGAGGGCGAGGCACGCCACCGCATGCAGTGTTCGGGCCGGAACGGCCGTTTCGGGTTTGTGGTTCACGGGCTTTGGCCCGAAGGGCGCGGAACCTGGCCGCAATGGTGCCCGACGGTGCGCAAGGTCTCTCCGGCGCAGGCCAGGCGCAACTTGTGCATGTCGCCCGGCGCGCCCTTGCTCGCCCGGCAGTGGGCCAAGCACGGCAGTTGCATGGTCCGACGGCCGGAAACCTATTTCCGCGTCACCCGCATCCTGTGGGATTCGCTGCGCTTCCCCGACATGGATCGCCTCTCGCGCGACGACGCACTGACCGCGGGCATGATTCGCGAGAACTTCCTCCTCGCCAATCGCGGCTGGTCCGCCGATGCAATCGGGATCAAGCTGAACCGCCGCGGATGGCTGCAGGAACTGCGGCTTTGCTACGGCAAGGATTTCCGCCCGACGAAATGCGACCGCGGACGATACGGAGCGAAGGATTCGGCGCGGGTGAAGGTCTGGCGCGGACTGTGA
- a CDS encoding DUF2093 domain-containing protein — protein MLMNSGSGGEAKLAYGPNGFRVLRAGQHVFCAVTGEAVPLEELRYWSVELQEPYASAEIATRRMTQGE, from the coding sequence ATGTTGATGAATTCCGGTAGCGGCGGCGAGGCGAAGCTCGCTTACGGCCCCAATGGCTTTCGCGTCTTGCGTGCGGGCCAGCATGTCTTCTGCGCGGTGACCGGGGAGGCTGTTCCGCTGGAGGAGCTAAGGTACTGGAGCGTCGAGCTGCAGGAACCCTATGCCAGCGCCGAAATCGCCACGCGCCGTATGACGCAGGGCGAATGA
- a CDS encoding M23 family metallopeptidase, producing the protein MTRRHFPVRLLIGAIATFAVASCIPSPDVPDAVVQPVPAPVSASPPPSPAPPPPAPEPQPNSGLARGPTTFVFEGETTQGGWIRGQAPAGAVTVRLDEQALVLDEEGRFFAAFDRDAGARATLRADLADGRTIESPIAIAPRDWNIEHVNVARRSGGPSEAFMKIRRPELAQIVAARAIESESDGWRQDFIWPVTGRISGRFGSQRIYRGEPGSYHSGLDIATGESGTPFVAPADGVVVLATERPFSLEGNLLIIDHGQGLNSAFLHMSRIAVEEGQEVRRGQHIGNIGSSGRATGPHLHWSLKWRDFRLDPLLFLGPMP; encoded by the coding sequence ATGACCCGGCGGCATTTTCCCGTGCGCCTGTTGATCGGCGCTATCGCGACCTTCGCCGTCGCGAGCTGCATTCCCTCGCCCGACGTGCCCGATGCAGTGGTGCAGCCGGTGCCTGCGCCGGTTTCGGCATCCCCGCCACCGTCGCCCGCTCCGCCACCGCCGGCCCCTGAGCCGCAGCCGAACAGCGGCCTGGCGCGCGGGCCGACCACCTTCGTGTTCGAGGGCGAAACGACCCAGGGTGGCTGGATTCGCGGACAGGCACCGGCGGGTGCGGTTACCGTCCGTTTGGACGAACAGGCGCTCGTACTCGATGAAGAAGGGCGCTTCTTTGCCGCCTTCGATCGCGATGCGGGCGCGCGCGCCACACTGCGCGCCGACCTCGCGGATGGGCGAACGATCGAAAGTCCGATCGCGATTGCCCCTCGCGACTGGAATATCGAGCACGTCAACGTCGCGCGCCGCTCCGGCGGACCGAGCGAGGCTTTCATGAAGATCCGTCGGCCGGAACTGGCGCAGATCGTCGCCGCACGCGCGATCGAATCGGAGAGCGACGGGTGGCGGCAGGACTTCATCTGGCCGGTCACGGGCCGTATTTCGGGCCGGTTCGGATCGCAGCGCATCTATCGGGGCGAGCCGGGTAGCTATCATTCGGGCCTCGACATCGCGACCGGGGAAAGCGGCACGCCATTCGTCGCGCCTGCGGACGGTGTCGTGGTGCTTGCGACCGAGCGACCTTTCAGCCTCGAAGGCAACCTGCTGATCATCGATCACGGACAGGGCTTGAACAGCGCTTTCCTCCACATGTCGCGCATTGCGGTGGAGGAAGGGCAAGAGGTGCGCCGCGGCCAGCACATCGGCAATATCGGATCGAGCGGGCGGGCCACCGGGCCGCACCTGCACTGGAGCCTCAAATGGCGCGATTTCCGGCTCGACCCGCTCCTGTTCCTCGGCCCCATGCCCTGA
- the rpmB gene encoding 50S ribosomal protein L28, producing MSRICELTGKGRQVGHNVSHANNKTKRVFLPNLQHVTLMSEKLDRSFKFRVSTHGLRSVEHNGGLDNWLLKTGDEKLSARALKVKRELKKAQAAA from the coding sequence ATGTCGCGCATTTGCGAACTGACCGGCAAGGGCCGCCAGGTCGGCCACAACGTGAGCCACGCCAACAACAAGACCAAGCGTGTCTTCCTGCCGAACCTGCAGCACGTCACGCTGATGAGCGAGAAGCTGGATCGCAGCTTCAAGTTTCGCGTGTCGACCCACGGCCTGCGCTCTGTCGAGCACAACGGCGGCCTCGACAACTGGCTGCTCAAGACCGGCGACGAGAAGCTCAGCGCGCGCGCGCTCAAGGTGAAGCGCGAGCTGAAGAAGGCCCAGGCCGCCGCCTGA